GTGGCGGAACATTGGTCATGACTTCGCTTTCCGGCGCCGACGGCCAGATCTACGCGGTCGCCCAGGGCGCTGCCATCGTCACCGGCTTCCAGGCCCAGGGCCAGGCGGCGACCGTGACCGAAGGTGTGACCACCGCCGGCCGCGTGCCCGGCGGCGCGATCATCGAACGTGAACTGCCGTCCCGGTTCAAGGACTCGGTCAATCTCGTCCTGCAGCTGCGCAACCCCGACTTCTCGACGGCGATCCGGATCGCCGACATCGTCAATGGTTATGCCTCGGCACGTTTCGGCGGCCCGGTCGCGGAAGCCAAGGATTCGCAGGAAGTGGTGATCCAGAAGCCGCGCACGGCCGATCTCACCCGGTTGATGGCCGACATCGAAAATCTCATCGTCGAAACCGATACGCCGGCCAAGGTTGTCATCAACGAACGTACCGGAACGATCGTCATCGGCTCCGACGTCCGCGTCTCGCCGGTCGCCGTCAGCTACGGCACCCTGACGGTTCAGGTCACCGAGACGCCGCAGATCATCCAGCCCGAACCCTTCTCGCAGGGCCGCACGGCCGTCCAGCCGCAGACCGATATCGCGGCTGAGCAGACCGGCGGGCGCGTCGCCATCATCGACGGTCCCGACCTCAGGACCCTCGTTGCCGGCCTCAACAATATCGGCGTGAAACCGGATGGCATCATCGCCATTCTCCAGGGCATCAAGTCGGCGGGCGCCCTTCAGGCGGAGCTTGTGCTGCAATGATAAAGATCATCAAAGACATGACGGTCCTGCAATTGCTGCGCCGGCTGGCGCTGCCGGCAGCAGGCCTCGTCCTTCTGTCGATCCCGGGCGCCTTCGCGCAGGAGCATGCGCCGGCGGGCGACATCACCTCTGAGGACGAAGTCAAGCAGTTCTGCACCAACATCGCCGACCCCGCCCGCGACCAGCGTTACCTCCTGCAGAAGCAGGAACTGGAAAAGCTTCGCGCCGACATCGACGCCCGCATGGCGGAGATGGATAAGCGCAAGGCCGAGTACCAGGACTGGCTGAAGCGGCGCGACGATTTCCTGAAGCAGGCGGAAGCCGGCCTCACCGAGATCTACAAGAAGATGAAGCCGGATTCGGCCGCACTGCAGCTGCAGGACATGAAGATTGAGGTGGCCTCCGCCGTGATCATGCGGCTCGGACCGCGTCAGTCGAGCCTCATCCTCAACGAGATGGACCCGAAGAAGGCCGCGGCCATTGCCAGCGTCATCGCCAGTGCGTCCGATCCCAATACGTCGAAGGATCCTTCATGAATATGCGTTTCCCGGCCGCGATCGCCGCCCTCGCACTCCTTGCAGGTTGCCAGTCTCCGACGGCAGTCAGCGAGATCGGCCGCGCGCCCGCCATGAGCCCGATCGGCAGCGGTCTTGCCTACGGCCAGACGCCGCAGATGGCGCTTTATCCAAAGCAGCCGCGCGCCGTGGCGCAGGGTTATTCGCTGTGGAGCGATTCACAGGCGGCGCTCTTCAAGGATGCGCGCGCGCTCAATGTCGGCGACATCCTGACCGTCGACATCCAGATCAACGACAAGGGCTCGTTCGACAACGAGACCAACCGCAGCCGCAAGAATTCAAGTGGCATGAATTGGGACGTCAACGCCCAGATCTTCGGCTGGACGCCCGAGTCCAAGACTGACCTCACCTATGGTTCCGACACCAGCACCGACGGCAAGGGCAAGATCGAGCGCACCGACAAACTGACCCTTCTGGTTGCCGCCGTCGTCACCGGCATTCTCGAAAACGGCAACCTCGTCATCTCGGGCTCGCAGGAAGTCCGATTGAACCAGGAACTGCGTATCCTGAACGTTGCCGGTATCGTTCGCCCACAGGACGTCAATGCCGAAAACCAGATCTCCTACGACAAGATCGCCGAAGCCCGCATCTCCTACGGTGGCCGCGGCCGCCTGATGGAAATGCAGCAGCCTCCGCGCGGCCAGCAGGCCGTCGATCTTTTCTCGCCGCTTTGAGGCTGAACGACGATGGCAGAGCCAGACGCAAGCGCAGGTCAACCGAAGAAGAAATCCGGCACACTGATGACGATCATCGGCATCGCCGTCCTGACGCTGCTCGGCGCCGGCGGCGGCTGGGCGGTCGGCACGATCGTCGCGCCCAACATCAAAGGCGCCAAGGAGGCCGAGCAGGCCAAGGACGCCGAGGCCAAGAAAAAGGCCGAGGAAGGCCTGGCCCACATCTCGACGGAGGCCAACAACGTCGTCCAGCTCGAGCCGATCACGTCGAACCTCGCTTACCCCTCGGAAAACTGGGTCCGACTCGAGGTCGCGCTGCTGTTCAACGGGCCACCCGATGTCAAGGTTTCCGAGGATATTCACCAGGATATCCTCGCATATATCAGGACCGTTTCCCTGCAGCAGATCGAAGGGCCGCGGGGCTTTCAATATCTCAAGGATGACATACAGGAACGTGTTGACCTTCGCTCGCAAGGGCGGGTATCGAAGGTCATGTTCAGGACATTTGTCATCGAATGATTCGTCTCATAGTTTTCCTTGCCGCCATGATGGCGGTACCGGAACTGGCGGTGGCACAGCAGCTGCCGACTGACTTGTTGAACGTGCCGGTCGATGGCTCCGTCGCCGCCTGGATCATCCGCACATTCGGCCTGCTGACCATTCTCTCGGTCGCGCCGGGCATCCTGATCATGGTGACGAGCTTCCCGCGCTTCATCATCGCCTTCTCGATCCTGCGCTCGGGGATGGGCCTCTCCTCGACGCCCTCCA
This Rhizobium acidisoli DNA region includes the following protein-coding sequences:
- a CDS encoding flagellar basal body P-ring protein FlgI, giving the protein MKLFFRFLTLVAVLAMSLVDVAPAWALTSRIKDIASLQAGRDNQLIGYGLIVGLQGTGDGFRASPFTEQSMRAMLQNLGISTQGGQSNAKNTAAVMVTANLPPFASPGSRIDVTVSSLGDATSLRGGTLVMTSLSGADGQIYAVAQGAAIVTGFQAQGQAATVTEGVTTAGRVPGGAIIERELPSRFKDSVNLVLQLRNPDFSTAIRIADIVNGYASARFGGPVAEAKDSQEVVIQKPRTADLTRLMADIENLIVETDTPAKVVINERTGTIVIGSDVRVSPVAVSYGTLTVQVTETPQIIQPEPFSQGRTAVQPQTDIAAEQTGGRVAIIDGPDLRTLVAGLNNIGVKPDGIIAILQGIKSAGALQAELVLQ
- a CDS encoding MotE family protein, translating into MIKIIKDMTVLQLLRRLALPAAGLVLLSIPGAFAQEHAPAGDITSEDEVKQFCTNIADPARDQRYLLQKQELEKLRADIDARMAEMDKRKAEYQDWLKRRDDFLKQAEAGLTEIYKKMKPDSAALQLQDMKIEVASAVIMRLGPRQSSLILNEMDPKKAAAIASVIASASDPNTSKDPS
- the flgH gene encoding flagellar basal body L-ring protein FlgH, with the translated sequence MNMRFPAAIAALALLAGCQSPTAVSEIGRAPAMSPIGSGLAYGQTPQMALYPKQPRAVAQGYSLWSDSQAALFKDARALNVGDILTVDIQINDKGSFDNETNRSRKNSSGMNWDVNAQIFGWTPESKTDLTYGSDTSTDGKGKIERTDKLTLLVAAVVTGILENGNLVISGSQEVRLNQELRILNVAGIVRPQDVNAENQISYDKIAEARISYGGRGRLMEMQQPPRGQQAVDLFSPL
- a CDS encoding flagellar basal body-associated FliL family protein; this translates as MAEPDASAGQPKKKSGTLMTIIGIAVLTLLGAGGGWAVGTIVAPNIKGAKEAEQAKDAEAKKKAEEGLAHISTEANNVVQLEPITSNLAYPSENWVRLEVALLFNGPPDVKVSEDIHQDILAYIRTVSLQQIEGPRGFQYLKDDIQERVDLRSQGRVSKVMFRTFVIE